The segment CGAAGACGCCCCGACGATTTCCACCCCGGATACCACCAGGGAAGAGAAGGCCCTCCTCAGGACTTCAGGAGGATGCCAGACCACAGACTGCCAGGCCCCTCGGGGCCCGACCACTACGGCAGACCCTTCCACCCCGACAAGCCCCCCCCGCTGCTGGACCCTCGCTCCCCGCAGGCTCAGAAGTCCCCGCTGGACTCCCGCTCGCCGCTGGAGCGCCCCATGGAGCCCAGTGTCATGGCCGACCCCAACTGGAACAACAGGAAGGCGTAGAGTCTGTCGGGCCGGGCTCTGGGTCAGAGTGGCGCCTCGGCGGTTCTTAGCTCCCTCTGGTGGCGGCTGTGAGGATTTCTCTCCCGGAGGAAGGAAGACGTTTGTTTCCGTCCGACTTTAAGATGGAAAATCTCCAACTTGAAACGGAGCAGCTCGTCAGTCAGGACTGAGTGGAGCGCCGGAAGAGGGTTAGTCCCATGGACTGAGGAAAGGAAAATTAGGAGACAGTTTCCTAAAAGTGCCTGAAAGGATCGGCCTTGTGATTAGCAAACGTTCCCGGAGGAACCATCACGCAGactactttattttattttcttatcattatttttgtatttagctTTAAGTATTGCAAATGATGTCATTATAGATGACGCAGCCGAATGTGTAACTTGTTGATCGTTTGCACCTTGGAATAATTTTGATCATGTAGCCGAAACGATTCATGGATTTTCACCacgagctgaaacaaaaaaacaaaaaaaacaaacttcgcCTCGGTCGCTCCCAGGTGATCATTCGTCACGGTTTTAACAAACACACGTGTCTCATGTGTCCAAACTAAATGTTCGTTCTGTATAATTTATTGTAAATCCACTTCCCCATTCCCCCTCGGCTCTGGTTGTTGGCGTTCGATCCGACTCCTGCAAAGCTTCAGAACACTAGAAACCAGAAGAAAACTCCCCAGAAGCCTCTCAGTATTATGCCGGAGGAGGAAGTCAGCacttgtctgtttaaaaaaaaaagctcaaagacCTTTTTCTGCCCGTGTCAGCCACACGGTTGAGGCCAAACCGCTCCACGAAAAAAAGGGACGAAATATTCCGAACGTTCGTCTGCTTCTGCTCCTGAAGGACTTCCTGACTTCAGGGGAGAAGATTCTCCAACAGATGGaaggaaaagtgtttttattttgttgtttttttttgtcatccgGGGCACTTCTTACAGCGAACAGCCAGctctttatctttatcttttcttttcttccacaaACTAAAGTTCCTGTAATATATGTTCtaaagaaattataaataatttatatttgtggggaaaaaaaccaacaaagaaacGACCGAACACTTGATGAGAAACGTGCTGTACATATGTTTGGACATATGTAATAAACTTTGTTACACAAAGGAGCGGCTTTCATGTCTGAACTGTTTAAACACCAGACAACAgatgaattatttataaaactttactgttttttaGTTGTGACATCGAAACCAGGAGGTAGATAAATATATTACTAATACAAACTGTGTGGTACTAGTACTGCCATAATGATAAATATTTGCCGTACTTGTAACTGAAGTACTTTTTAATCTCAGCTGGTTTTCATGTATTTATGTTAAAGGTCTGGGTCCAAATGTTCACTAATTCATCCGTTCATCTGGAACTTCATGCAGCGACAACTCTGACACTGttgtctgtgttagcaaaatatctcctgcacCACTTTTCAGACTTTAGTGAAATTCAGAAGTGATCACTGAGCGTTTGTTAGAGGCTGATATACGCCGCTTGTTTCTGCTTTTGGccaatatttgtcttttttttttttttttatctaacaattagtttaatttaagataaatgcacatttaagaACTTTTATTAGTATTTCTACACGTAAAGATAATCTGCAGAGGAACTTTCTCGCTCAGGGTGAAGctgcggcgggcgacatgcattcctccagGGGGTGTGTTTGGTGTTCAGCTCATTGTGTCAGATGTAGAGAAACTGTCTGAAACCCCCAGGACttcttcatgtgtgtgtgtgtgatcacttcctgtttaaagagacgaataaataaaacctgagctTCAATCAGGTTCTTCGGCTGCTCCTCTCTAACCTCTGCTGGAGTTTCCTCTCTTCCTTCGGCCACACTGACCCACCAGGCCTctggttttagattttactgACAGTTTTCCTTTTAGTTGAATAAATCCTGATGAAGTTTAAACACGTCTCTGCTGATCTCAGGTCGTCTTTCTGTcgtttttacaatttaaaatcaTCACGTCTCTCAAACtggatcatttcctgaaaggtAAAAACCTTGGAACTGTCATACCCGCCTTCAGCTGTTAGTTCAGCACGTAGCTGAACTCCAGGTTTGGGCTTCGGCTCGTCTCTCCTCCTGTTAGTCGGTGGAGATGGTAGTTTACAGAGACAGGACGATAACTTGTTGCTTCAAATCGGCTGATTTCAACTCATGAAGCAGCTAAATTCAGCCACCAGCCGAAATAATAACAGCCGaaagtttttttcctgtttgtttgtcatgttagcaaaacatctgctGAACCACTGGCTGGATCCTAacgtacgtctacagctgacaACAGACACGACTCAACATCTGGGCCCTTCATCCAgcctgctgtggtagtagctgacagtcatacGAAAACAGCTGATTTTAACCTCATTTTCCAAGTGTTGACTCCATCCCCGCTCATCAGAAGtactgttcctgtttttttgttgatctagagcttaaaacattttattttattcacataaagccttaaagttttaactttttaaccgggattgtttgatttttatttattttttagtttccGCGTCCGACCACCAGGGGGAAGCAAAACATCATAAACTCCAGGGCAGCTTTTCAAGCCTGGTTTCCctcaaacagcagaacaaagcaGCTTATTGACAAGactttgtcttttattcaataaataagTTACATTAAACACAGTTTGATCTTTCTGGCTTCCCCCACATTCAGCtaggtttattattttattcttttcatcaTCACAAGTCAAACAGAGGAGCTAAGAAGAAAACCATAAAGTGCTTTAAACCCAACAACACGAACACCACAGAGCGTTTTCCTACATTCGCTTCTTTTCCAGGGAAGGTGGGCCGACGACAGTCCTGCTCTGTGGCGTTCGGGTTGTTGagaagaatttaaagaaaacattgacGGCTCACATtcactaaaacatttttgtacaaaaaccAGAGTGACAAAACTCAGAACACGTCTTGGCGGCGGACGCACGTCCAGATCACACAGAACACGTAAGAAGCGCCTCGCTGCTAAACCACACGGCACGGACGACGTCTAGTAACACCACATTCAACATCACGGTGAAGACCCGCGCGGCCGACGCGCCCCTACTTCATCGGCGACTTATGTACATGAAAAATCCTCCGGAGGCTTCGAGAGGAAAACTCAGTTGTGAGGCGAATCTTGGCACAGGagcgcctttttttttttccccccttctttcTGAAAGCCGTGGATGCATGTTTCCAGACTAGTCACCGGCTGACTCGACTGGGTCGGGTCACTCGGGTCACTCCGGAGGAGGTCAGCTGTTCTCACAAACGAGTGCCGGTAGAAGTTGGTTCTTCTGGAGCTGGAGAACGAACTCTGATCGACACTTCGGCTCAAacaatgggggggggggagacggCTCTTTAAATTCACTGAAAGCTGGCGCTCTGTTTTGATTGGTTCCTGCTGTTTGGCCGATGGAGGCCGTCAGAGCAAACGGCAGCACTTTGTCTTCTCTGTTCCTTTAAAGAACTGAGTGAAACACCGACACGAGGAACATTTCTCCCACtggagtgctttttttttttatacatatctGGAAACTCCtgcactcacaaacacaccaaattaaCCACAGATGCTGGACTCTGCACACATATTGTACtaatgtatacacacacacaagctaaCATTATGAGCCATTAATCTCCCAGCAGACAGCTGGAGACGCTACTCTGACGTCCCTTTGGCCGGAGGCTTCCTCTGAAGGCCTCAGGTCTTTTCTAATCAAACACGGAGCTGCTTCTGGTTTCGAAGGTGAACAAAAGCTCCCGTCAGGTCCTCCTGCTCTGCCACAGGAACCACGCAGAGCTCCCCTGGCtcggcaggaggaggaggaggaatgaaGCCCTCTTTCTGCAAAAGATCATCCAGTCCGGCTCCCCTGGGAGCGACTTTAATCCCAGGTAGAGGTCCAGAGCTCCGGGGCAGCCGAGCCCCCTTCCAAGATTAAGAGCGGCTAAATACGTGTGGTGACAGACGGGCAAGCGGTGGACTCGTCTCGGATGAAGACGAGACGATGCGACTAGAATGAGACCCGGAGCTGCGCCGCGCCGCCGCTACACGACACGGAGATGATCCTTAAACAGTCACTGACCTACACGACATGAAGACACTGCTGTGAACGGACTATAGGTGGACGGAGCAGCACTCTGTCCACAAGAGGACGGCCAGCAGGTTGAGGACGAGGACCAGACGTAGGTCTCGGCCTCCCGGCGTCGCGCTGCTCAGAGCATCCTTCTCGAAGATGTGGTAGCGCTTGCTGTTGGAGTGGAGCATCTTCACGTCCTCGAAGGCGTAGTACGCCGCCATGGTGAAGTTTATGTCCCCCGAGGACAGGAGGTCGAACACGCAGGACTGGAAGTACAGGTCCTCCACCGGGAGGCGCTCCTTGCACTTGGCCTTCGCCGACTGGTAGGTGAAGCCGTGCGCCCCGGGGCCGCCCCTGGTCCGGGCCGCGCCGGCGCCGTGGGCCTCCCCCGCGCGCGCCCTGAAGTTCCTGAAGTCGATGCGCTGGTTGGCGGGGCAGCCGTGAAGGCACAGGTACAGGTCCTGGTTGTACTCCTCCTCCACCGAGTTCACCACCTCCTCCGGCATCCGCACGGCGAAGGTCAGGTAGCGGCCCACCTGGCGGACCACGATGGTCGTCCCGATGTACCTGGCCTGGATCTCCACGTGCTGGGTGCTGCCTCCGTTGGGCTCGCCTCCGTTCCTGGAGCCGTCGGCGAACGCGGCGGGCAGCTCGTCCGTCTCGGCGTGGTACGTCTTCTGCTCCACGCACTTCTGGAAGCTCCTGAAGATGATggtgagctgcaggaggagagagggacaCGTCAACCAGCGGCTCCGCCTTCAGAGCGCCGCTAACAGGAAGAaggagtcatttaaaaaaatggacatcCGCACTGAGAACCAGTGTGTGCTAATCtgtgtcccccccccacccccacccNNNNNNNNNNNNNNNNNNNNNNNNNNNNNNNNNNNNNNNNNNNNNNNNNNNNNNNNNNNNNNNNNNNNNNNNNNNNNNNNNNNNNNNNNNNNNNNNNNNNNNNNNNNNNNNNNNNNNNNNNNNNNNNNNACCCAGGTGTCACGTTACGAGGCCGGCTCGATGCACGAAGGCGGCGTGGGGTGGGGGGAGTGAGTAAACGCCCTCCAAGAAAACACGAGTCCCCGGCCGTGTAAAAACCAGGCCTCAGTTCGCAGACACAAAGACGATCTATTCATAGCTCTGAGAGAACCGGACTGTGAACCCCCAGAACTGCTgcggggagtgtgtgtgtgtgtgtgtttgtgtgtgtgtgtgtgaagggggcAGGTCCTCTGCAGCTCATCAGGTGGGACCGGTCAGGACTCTGCGAGCCTGCTTTCCCGGGACACCAACGAGCCGAAGTCTGAGGACAGACGTGGACTCTGATGTCTGCTTGTTTGTGGCGGAGGACACGCAGCGGCGGCGACGGCGGCGGTCTGCAGAACACCCTATCAACTCCACGTCTCATTTGTTGCACCGGCCCCCGTTTCCATCCCCTTTACCTTTACCCAGCGTCTTAAAGGCTCAAACGAAAACGAAATAAAATGAGCCGAGCAGCACGTCATGTTTGCACAGGTGCCACCCGCTGCCGAAACTCTGCGGCGGCggttttgttttcccttttgtcCCGAGTCTGCTGctctctttaaaaaagaaagaaagaaaaaaaggctctCATTTGCCTCCAAGAAtagcaacataaaaatgtaattactttaaaagctaaataacaCACAGAGGCTTAATAAGTGTCATTAGGAGAGTCTGATTGCAGAGAATTAGTCTCTACAAATGTGATTAAGGACTAAGTTCTGTACCGCCTCCGTCTGAGTTCCTCACATTCGCTGCTGACGTTCCGCCAAATCCGAGCTGCCCCGTTCAGCAACCACGATCACGTTCTGCTGATAAGATACAGAAAAGTTTCTGCGGAGCGCAGACATCGGGCTGAGGCGCGACGCTAACGTCTCGacttttcaggaaaaaaaaaaaatctccaagcGGAGATCCGGGCCCGGGCGGAACCCGCGGTCCGGTCCAAACCCCCGCGCAGGAGGACGCAACAACGCGGGCCGGCTTTCGTGTTCCAGCGCCTCCTGGAAACTCGCAGCAAAAtgtcaccaaaacaaaaccccagAAATCAGAAATAAGTTGCAGATCTTTTCATCGTGTTTCCAATCGACCGGCAGTCCGAAGCAACGatggaaaacacacagaaggtCTGTGTTCAAGAAACggatcaacaaaaac is part of the Kryptolebias marmoratus isolate JLee-2015 linkage group LG11, ASM164957v2, whole genome shotgun sequence genome and harbors:
- the rgma gene encoding repulsive guidance molecule A isoform X2, which gives rise to MVMGERGRPSALEVCRVLAVLFSLLPSATLQCKIQKCNMEYLASPLNSGPEKDVCAALRLYYGCVVRTTRSCRGDLSYHATKHGIEDLMKQNNCSRDGPTAPPRARTPLAPAQPPPPQVLPPVLTDSQERSDGPEVCQYERGLPRSSAPPNYTHCGFFGDPHLRTFGDDFQTCKVEGAWPLIHNKFLSVQVTNSPVLPGSLATATSKLTIIFRSFQKCVEQKTYHAETDELPAAFADGSRNGGEPNGGSTQHVEIQARYIGTTIVVRQVGRYLTFAVRMPEEVVNSVEEEYNQDLYLCLHGCPANQRIDFRNFRARAGEAHGAGAARTRGGPGAHGFTYQSAKAKCKERLPVEDLYFQSCVFDLLSSGDINFTMAAYYAFEDVKMLHSNSKRYHIFEKDALSSATPGGRDLRLVLVLNLLAVLLWTECCSVHL
- the rgma gene encoding repulsive guidance molecule A isoform X1, translating into MQSQRERREARARAGWMVMGERGRPSALEVCRVLAVLFSLLPSATLQCKIQKCNMEYLASPLNSGPEKDVCAALRLYYGCVVRTTRSCRGDLSYHATKHGIEDLMKQNNCSRDGPTAPPRARTPLAPAQPPPPQVLPPVLTDSQERSDGPEVCQYERGLPRSSAPPNYTHCGFFGDPHLRTFGDDFQTCKVEGAWPLIHNKFLSVQVTNSPVLPGSLATATSKLTIIFRSFQKCVEQKTYHAETDELPAAFADGSRNGGEPNGGSTQHVEIQARYIGTTIVVRQVGRYLTFAVRMPEEVVNSVEEEYNQDLYLCLHGCPANQRIDFRNFRARAGEAHGAGAARTRGGPGAHGFTYQSAKAKCKERLPVEDLYFQSCVFDLLSSGDINFTMAAYYAFEDVKMLHSNSKRYHIFEKDALSSATPGGRDLRLVLVLNLLAVLLWTECCSVHL